From Geotalea uraniireducens Rf4:
GCCGCAGGCAAAGCCGGAACCAAAATATTTTATTTCACGCACCAAAAGTAGGCGCTTTTAAGCGACGACGCAACGACACAACGTTTTAAAACCATGAACCAATAATTTGTTTAAAAGCATTTCGTTGCGTCGTCGCGTCGTTGCGTGAGACATGTCTTGCTTGAACATTTTGCTCACACATTGTAACGACTCAAGTTGTAAGCGCCTGATGCCCGGTGTTGTAAACGAGGCCCCCTGCTGCTGCATATTCTTGAAGCACCGCTACTGCCTCATTGCGGAGTACGTCGCGCAGGACGGTGATGCCGCGGGCATTGAGGGCCGCCACCCAGTCTGCAAGTTTCGGCCCCTCGTCGAAACCGATGGCACGGGCGTCTGCGTCTCGTGCTCCACAAACCAGTCGGCGCACCCCGGACCAGGGAATGGCGCCAAAGCACATGGCGCACGGTTCAGTAGTGGCGAAGAGGTCGTATCGGAGCCTTCCCCCGTTGCCGATATCATAGCGTCCCAGTGCCTTTTGAGCACATGCCAGCGCCACTGTCTCCGCATGGAGGAGAGAGCAGTTCGAGATGACAACCATGTTGATCCCCGGAGCTATCAGCTGCCCATCACTGTCGAAGACTGCGGCCCCGAATGGTCCCCCGGTTCCGTGCCGCACGTTCTGGCGGGAAAGCTCAATCACAAAACGCATTCGGTCGTCTGTTCCTGGGAATATCCGGGGTGATTGTTCCAGAAATCGCTCTACCCAATCGGGCAGCTGAATGCTTACTACGGGCATGGTCATCGCCGATCTCCTGCAATACCGGGAATTAAGCTGGGTGATTCAGCACCGTCTGTATGACGACGGATAAAAGGCATGGTTGATACAGACTGTCACTGTACAATAATACAACTTCTTTTTGGGGAGGGTAGCGAGAAGCGATGCGAGGGATAAAAAGGGGTAACGGTAAAATAAAAAAAGGCTTCACGGAAAACCCGCGAAGCCTTGATTTTTATGGTGCCCAGAGACGGAATCGAACCGCCGACACGAGGATTTTCAATCCTCTGCTCTACCGACTGAGCTATCTGGGCGAAAAGGAATAAACTGTATAGCGTTATTTATGTTCTATGTCAACAGATTTTTCGGCTATTCAGCAAAATTTCCGACTTTACGGCTCGTCGTTTTCTCGTTGGGAAAGGAGCGGCTTGGGCATCATGTTATGCCCTGGAGATGAATTTGCCGTCCCTGGTGTCGACCTTGATTTTTTCCCCGCTGTTGAGGTAGGGGGGGACCTGGAGCTTGTGACCGGTTTCCAGGATCGCCTCCTTAGTCTGGGCGGTGGCCGTGGCGTTTTTCAGGACCGGTGCGGTGTCGGTAACGGTCAGTTCCACGGTCATCGGAAGATCGACATTGACCATCCTTCCCTGAAACAGCCCCAGTTGAACTTCAGTTCCTTCCAGGAGAAAGGGGGCAATCGGCTCGAACCCGTCCGACTCCAGTTCGAACTGCTCGTAGGTTTCCAGGTCCATGAAAACCCCCTTGTCGCCGTCGGTGTAAAGGAACTGCCCCTTATGTCGTTCGAAGTCGGCCTCGTCTACCTTGTCGCCGGAGCGGAAGGTCTTTTCCAGCACCTGGGCTGTGATAAGGTTGCGATACTTGGTTTTGACCATGGTGTTGGAGCCGCGGGCCGTAGGGGACTGGAAGGTTACGTCGACTAGTATGCATGGCGCCCCGTCGAGCTGGATGACAAGGCCCCGCTTGAAGTCTGATGTTGTGTACATTGTGTATTCTCCTTGGCAAATATTCTCCTATGTTTAGCAGAAAAACGTGATAAATTCAACCGGCGGCTTGAGAGCAAATTCGACTTGCGGCATTTGGGCCTGAGTAAGGCATGCTCGCAACGGGTCGAGAGAAAACTACGGAGGAGAACAAATGAAGATAGATACGGAATACATCAAGCTTGACAGTTTTTTGAAGGCGGTAAATGCCGTTTGCTCAGGCGGTGAGGCGAAGATGATTATCGGTGAAGGTTTGGTGGCGGTGAACGGCGAGGTGGAGCTGCGCCGCGGCAGGAAACTCAGACCCGGTGACCGAGTGACGCTCGGCGGGGAGAATTTTCCGGTTGAATAGGGACCGCTTTACCCCCCTGCCTTTTTCACCCGATAGCCGCGTTTCTCCAGTTCAATCACCAGCAGCTCGCGGTGGTCTCCCTGGATTTCTATGCTTCCCTCCTTCAATGTGCCGCCGGTGCCGCAGCGGCGCTTCAACTCGCCGGCCAGCGCTTTAAGAGCCTCGTCATTGAGCGGTACGCCGGTGATGACCGTCACCGTTTTGCCGCCCCGCCCCTTGCTTTCCCGCAGTACCCGAACGATGCCGTCTCCTGCGGTCTGCGCCGGTTTCCGGCGGCAGATGCATCCTGCCGTGGACTTGCCGCAGTCAGGGCAGATCCGTCCCAGTTCCGAAGAGTAGACGAGGCGTGAATTTTGGGATTGATCTCGTTTCATGGATATCTTTTTAGCAGAAAACGCCGGTCATTGCCACGACAAATGCTTCGATACCAGACAGATTATTGTTTTAGTTTGTAGCCGCTTTTGTATTGACACTGTACCTTGTAAAAGTATATTTTAATGTGCGTTGACTTAATGCGGCCGGTTTGCTCGGGAGGATGGATGGGGTCTTCATGAACGAACTTATTGAAATACTCGTGCAATTCGGCGGCGACAAGGGGGGAGGGCCGGGCAATGTGGCCGTCCGCTTCCTGTTGCCGACATTTTTCTGGTGCGCCCTTACGGGGGTGGCGTTCAGACAATGGCGCAGGACCAGCGAAAATAAAGACCTCTATGTGGGGATCGCCGCGAGCATGGGGATGGCGCGGGAACTTCTGATGTTCACCGCCGAGTACGGCGCCTGGCGCAATATGGTGCCGTTCGAATTCATGTACAATTACTACCCGCCGTTGGAACACGCCGCGACCATGCTGTCATGCATCTTCATCGGTTACGCCTTTCTCAACTACCAGCTCAAATGCCGGAGGTTCTCGCGCCTCTTCGTCGTCGGCGCCACGACCATCACCCTCATGCTCTACGTGGTAACGGCCGTTGCATGGCATGACTTTCAGGCCCGTAATGCCGGCGCCCCATTCGGCACATTCTGGGGCGATATGGTTTTCAGGACCACTGCCTCCGTCTTCATGGGACTGGTGCTCGGTACCTTCATCCATGCCGCCGCCCGGGGCAAGAAGGTTTCCACGGCACTGATGTGCGGTTTCACATTCCTGTTCCTCGACGAATTCCTGATGATCATCAACCTCCTCAGTAATGAGCGCCACATCGACATCTACGCTCCCATCAGGCATAACCTGCACATCTGGGCCATCCCGCAGTTTCTGTGGACCTACTGGGCCGATCTCAGCAAGCGGATGTGCGAAGCCGAACAGGTGATCAAAAGCGTTTTCAATCTCAGCCCCGGCATGCTCTGTCTCATCGATTTCGAGGGTGCGTTCCGGGTCGTGAGCCCGGCATCGAGCCAGGTGCTCGGCATCCCTCCCGAAGAGCTCACCGGACGCCGGTTGACGGAGTTCGGATTTGAAGTGCGACGGGACGGCAACCTGTCGTTCGTGTCCGAAGACGGCATTATGGAACCGCTCCAGTTCGAGAAGAAATATCTTCCGGCGAACGGTCCCGGCCGCTGGCTGCATTGGAACCTCCAGCCGGTTGCAAAGGAGAATATCTTCTATGCGGTGGTTTCCGACGTCACCGAGCAAAAGGCGCTCGCCGAGGAGCTTTTGGAGGAGAGGAACAAGCTGGATGCGATTATTTCCTGCCTGGGGGACGGCCTGAGCATCCAGGATACCGACTACCGGATCGTCTACCAGAACCAGATCCATAAAAATATGCTCGGTGACCACGTCGGCGAATATTGTTACCGGGGCTACGGGAGTGATGCCCGGGTCTGCCCGGATTGCCCGGTTGCCGATGCGTTCCTGGACTTGCAGGTGCACCACGCGGTACGGACGGTCAAGCAGGGCGATGATGCGAAATACGTTGAAATCGCCGCCTCGCCGCTTAAAGACGGGAGCGGGGCCGTCATTGGGGCGATCGAGCTGGTGCGGGACATTACCGCGCGCAAGGAAGCGGAAGAAGAAATCCGCAGGCTGAACAGCGACCTGGAACGGCGGGTGACGGAGCGAACCGCGCGGCTCACCGAGGCTTGCAGGGAGCTGGAATCATTCAGCTTCTCCGTTTCCCATGACCTGCGCTCCCCGCTGCGGAGTATTTGCGGCTACAGCGAGCAGTTGCTGGAAGACTACGGCGAGAACCTTGACGACCAAGGGCGGCTTTACGTGGAAAATATCCTCAATGGGGGGCGGCGCATGGCGCAGATCATCGAGGCCATGCTCGACTTTTCCACCATAAGCCGCAACGAGCTGCACAGGGAAAACGTCGACTTGAGCGAGCTTGCCGTCGTGGTGATGGCCGAACTCCGGCTCAGCGACCCCGAACGCATGGTCTCTTTCACCATCTCGAAGGGGCTGGTGGTCAACGGCGATGCAAGGTTATTAAGGTCGGTGATGGAGAACCTGTTCGGCAACGCCTGGAAGTACAGCGGAAACGTGCCGCACTCCTGCATCGAATTCGGCAAAATGGAGGAAGGGGGCGCATCCGTCTTTTTTGTCCGCGACAACGGAGCCGGCTTCGACATGGCGCACTCCGGCAAGCTTTTTGCCCCGTTCCAGCGACTGCACCTTGAACGGGAATTCCCGGGAAATGGCATCGGGCTCGCCACCGTGCAGCGGATCATTCAGAGGCATGGCGGGCGAATCTGGGCGGAAAGCGCGCCGGCCAGGGGAGCGACGTTTTACTTCACCCTATGAGCCCGTCGGTCCCCTCCCTCTCCCGCCTTTCAAGGCCCATTCCCGCCCCTATCTCGTTAACCAGCCACGAGCAAACGTCAGTCGTAATTTCCATGGTTAAAAAAGCCGCGGCACCTCACTTGCCAGAAGCGGCCGTGGCGTCAGGTGATCCGGGATTTGCAGCAGGGTTACCCCCGGTGGCGCTTCGAGTTGCTCATAGAGCAGATGGCTGCGCTCCTGGTAGGATTTGGACAGGTGCATGGGGAGGACGAAACTGGGGCGGAGCCTGTCCATGAGGAGATTGAGGTCGCTTGTGCAGAGGTGATGGGAAACACGGGCCTTGTCACGCTCTTCGGCGAGAAAGGAGCATTCGCAGACGAGGAGCGTCACCCCCTCCATCAGGGGGACGATCCTCTCCAGGTTCTCCGCGCTGAAGCCGATGTCGGTCATGTAGCCGACGCTGCCCGGCTTCTGCTCCTTGCGAATTGCCTCGTAGAGAGCTCCCGCATCTTCAACGGTGCGGTTTTCGATGATCTCACCCCGGCGCCCGAGGACCGTCAGCGGTTCTGTACCGAATTCGCCGTTATGAAAACGTTTCTTCAAAAGCCTCAGCCAGTCTCCCCTTACCAGCCCCGCCTCTTCGATCTTCCCCTCATTCACGGCAAAGGATTTCCGTTCCGTGACCCGGAAGGCGAGCGATGGGATTTTATGGTCGCACAGCGCGGCATCGACCTTGAGCCAGGCGTTGCGGTAAATGGTCGCATCGATGCGCAGCTCTTCTCCTGCCGCGCGGCGGGTAAATCCTTCTGCGCCGGTGAAAAGCGACGTTGCGATGCGGCCGGGTGCGACCTCGTGAACCCGGAAGGTGCACCAGCAGGGCTCGGCCAGGTTCCAGTCGTAGCTTGCCAGCTTGCTCGCCATCTTGTCGCCGATACCAGGCGGGCCGAAGATGTCCACCGTTTTAGGCGACACGTGGTTGTGGCGGATAAAGGTGTCGACCCCCATGAAATGGTCCATGTGGGCGTGGCTTATGAACAGGGCGTTTATGGATTTCAAGACCCGTTTGGCCAGGTGATGAAGCTGGCCGCAGTCGAAGAGGAGGCTTTTCCCCAGCGGGCGGGCATGGAGGAGCAACAGCGGGTCATCCAACAGACCGGCGAAGAAGGTCGGCTCGATAAAACGGAACGGCAGTCGCTGTTTCATGGTCTAATAGTATCATACCTTGACCTGCGTCAATTGCATTACATGGAGAAAAAGGTAATGTTGTATTTAACCTAAAAGCGACAGTTATTTACCGCAAAGGCGCGAAGGGCGCAAAGAAATTCAAATACTTGTGAGGATAAAGAACCGAACCAATGAGGTGAAAGACTATAGTTAAATAAATGCCTGATTTTCCTTTGCGTTCTTAGCGTCTTTGCGGTTCAAATGCTTTTTCTAGGTTTAAGGAAGCGGTTAAAACTACGACGGACGGGACACGACCCGGCAAGGAGGGGGAATATGGGCGAAAAAAAAGGAACGGTTATCGGAGAGGCGCTGACATTGGCCGCGTTGGTTTCCTACCAGGACGGAACGGTGGCCAGCAGGACCCTTATTGACAAGCAGGTCGGCACCGTCACGGTTTTTGCTTTCGACGAAGGGCAGGGGCTGAGCGAGCACACCGTTCCCTATGATGCCTTCGTCCAGATTCTCGATGGCGAGGCGGAGATCACCATCGCCGGAGAGCCGCACCATCTGTCTGCCGGGCAGATGATCATCATGCCGGCCAACAAGCCCCATCTCCTGAGAGCGGTGAAGCAGTTTAAAATGCTTTTGGTCATGATCCGTTCCTGACGTTACTTTGGTATTCATGAAACAAAAAAGGCCTGCGTTTGCAGGCCTTTTGCGTCAATCTGAAGGTTTCTTTACGGACAGCCGCAGCGGCCTGCTCTGCCTGCCTCGTACCCCTTGTGGAGGAGCCTCGCCACTTCCATGGCGTGGTAGGTGAGGATCAGGTCTGCGCCGGCGCGCTTGAAGGACATCATGGTCTCCATGATCACCCGCTCTTCGTCGATCCACCCCATCTTGCCTGCTGCCTTGATCATGCTGTATTCGCCGGAAACGTTGTAGACCGCCACGGGGAGGTTGAATTCGTTGCGCATCTCGCGGACGATGTCCAGGTAGGGGAGGCCGGGCTTGACCATGATGATGTCCGCCCCTTCCTCGACGTCCATCTGTGCCTCGCGCACGGCTTCCAGGCGGTTGGCCGGGTCCATCTGATAGGAACGTCGATCGCCGAACTGGGGGGTGGACTCGGCCGCCTCGCGGAATGGGCCGTAGTAGCCCGAGGCGTACTTGACCGCATAGCTCATTACCGGGATATGGTCGAAACCGTTGCCGTCGAGGCTTTCGCGGATCGCCGCCACCCGGCCGTCCATCATGTCCGAAGGGGCGACCATGTCGGCGCCGGCCCGGGCATGGGAAAGGGCCTCCTTGGCCAGGAGTTCCAGGGTCTCGTCGTTGTCTACGTCGCCGTTTCTGATGATGCCGCAGTGGCCGTGGTCCGTGTACTCGCACATGCAGACATCGGTGATCACCACCAGCTTTGGCACATCTTTTTTCAGCGCCCGGATCGTCTCCTGGATGATGCCGTGTTCGGCGTAGGCGTCGCTCCCCACCGCGTCCTTTTTTTCCGGGATGCCGAAGAGGATCACCGCCGGTACGCCCAGTTCGTAGGCTTCCTGGGCCTCGGCAACGATGTTCTCGATGGACTGCTGGTAGATTCCGGGCATGGAGGAAATTTCCTTCCTGATCCCCTTGCCGAAGGCGGAAAACATCGGGTAGATCAGGTCGTTGGTGGAGAGGGAGGTCTCGCGGACCATGTTGCGGAACACTTCCTTGCCTCTGATGCGGCGGGCTCTGAATTGGGGAAAGAACATGGGATTTCTCCTTTATGTTGAAATTGTCGATTTTATTCGCTCAGGCTAAATATCATACAACAAGTAACGCCAACTGCCCAAACCATTTTGCGCCGTTGCCCGATTTTTTGTAGATAGTCCCTCACCGTCCCCCGTCACCTGCCGACAAAGCTGTTTTCCAACAGCCCCGACAGAAGCCCCTGCAATTCCTCCCCCGCCACGGTCTCCTTTTTCATGAGTATCCCGGCCAGTTCTTCCACCGTCCGCCAGGTGGCGGGAGCGTTGAAGATCTCGTGAAGCTTCCGCATGACGTTCAGCCCCACGAGGCGCGTCTGCCGCCCGTCCGGATAGAGCCGGCGGCAGGCGTTTTCCCACTCGTCGATGTCGCTCGCGGCGCCCCAGCGCTTGTCCTCATCCGCAGGCGCATTGTCCTCGAAATAGCGGTTCTCGGCGGCAATGCCGGCCAGTGTTGCCAGACCGAGCTCATAGAGGTTCAGGTCCGCGTTGCCGCCGAGGAGGGAGTGCCCCTGCTTCCGGAGGAGAGTCCCCACGCATGAAGTCCCATCAGCGATGGAGACCTCGGCAACGGCAAACCGCCCCCGGCCGAGCAGGGTCTGCATCACTGCGTGTCCCGCCTCATGGTAGGCGAGGCGTTGCCGGTTCGGCATC
This genomic window contains:
- a CDS encoding translation initiation factor Sui1, with amino-acid sequence MKRDQSQNSRLVYSSELGRICPDCGKSTAGCICRRKPAQTAGDGIVRVLRESKGRGGKTVTVITGVPLNDEALKALAGELKRRCGTGGTLKEGSIEIQGDHRELLVIELEKRGYRVKKAGG
- the hemB gene encoding porphobilinogen synthase, which gives rise to MFFPQFRARRIRGKEVFRNMVRETSLSTNDLIYPMFSAFGKGIRKEISSMPGIYQQSIENIVAEAQEAYELGVPAVILFGIPEKKDAVGSDAYAEHGIIQETIRALKKDVPKLVVITDVCMCEYTDHGHCGIIRNGDVDNDETLELLAKEALSHARAGADMVAPSDMMDGRVAAIRESLDGNGFDHIPVMSYAVKYASGYYGPFREAAESTPQFGDRRSYQMDPANRLEAVREAQMDVEEGADIIMVKPGLPYLDIVREMRNEFNLPVAVYNVSGEYSMIKAAGKMGWIDEERVIMETMMSFKRAGADLILTYHAMEVARLLHKGYEAGRAGRCGCP
- a CDS encoding RNA-binding S4 domain-containing protein: MKIDTEYIKLDSFLKAVNAVCSGGEAKMIIGEGLVAVNGEVELRRGRKLRPGDRVTLGGENFPVE
- a CDS encoding nucleoside deaminase, whose protein sequence is MTMPVVSIQLPDWVERFLEQSPRIFPGTDDRMRFVIELSRQNVRHGTGGPFGAAVFDSDGQLIAPGINMVVISNCSLLHAETVALACAQKALGRYDIGNGGRLRYDLFATTEPCAMCFGAIPWSGVRRLVCGARDADARAIGFDEGPKLADWVAALNARGITVLRDVLRNEAVAVLQEYAAAGGLVYNTGHQALTT
- a CDS encoding ribonuclease Z, with the protein product MKQRLPFRFIEPTFFAGLLDDPLLLLHARPLGKSLLFDCGQLHHLAKRVLKSINALFISHAHMDHFMGVDTFIRHNHVSPKTVDIFGPPGIGDKMASKLASYDWNLAEPCWCTFRVHEVAPGRIATSLFTGAEGFTRRAAGEELRIDATIYRNAWLKVDAALCDHKIPSLAFRVTERKSFAVNEGKIEEAGLVRGDWLRLLKKRFHNGEFGTEPLTVLGRRGEIIENRTVEDAGALYEAIRKEQKPGSVGYMTDIGFSAENLERIVPLMEGVTLLVCECSFLAEERDKARVSHHLCTSDLNLLMDRLRPSFVLPMHLSKSYQERSHLLYEQLEAPPGVTLLQIPDHLTPRPLLASEVPRLF
- a CDS encoding elongation factor P, coding for MYTTSDFKRGLVIQLDGAPCILVDVTFQSPTARGSNTMVKTKYRNLITAQVLEKTFRSGDKVDEADFERHKGQFLYTDGDKGVFMDLETYEQFELESDGFEPIAPFLLEGTEVQLGLFQGRMVNVDLPMTVELTVTDTAPVLKNATATAQTKEAILETGHKLQVPPYLNSGEKIKVDTRDGKFISRA
- a CDS encoding cupin domain-containing protein encodes the protein MGEKKGTVIGEALTLAALVSYQDGTVASRTLIDKQVGTVTVFAFDEGQGLSEHTVPYDAFVQILDGEAEITIAGEPHHLSAGQMIIMPANKPHLLRAVKQFKMLLVMIRS
- a CDS encoding sensor histidine kinase produces the protein MNELIEILVQFGGDKGGGPGNVAVRFLLPTFFWCALTGVAFRQWRRTSENKDLYVGIAASMGMARELLMFTAEYGAWRNMVPFEFMYNYYPPLEHAATMLSCIFIGYAFLNYQLKCRRFSRLFVVGATTITLMLYVVTAVAWHDFQARNAGAPFGTFWGDMVFRTTASVFMGLVLGTFIHAAARGKKVSTALMCGFTFLFLDEFLMIINLLSNERHIDIYAPIRHNLHIWAIPQFLWTYWADLSKRMCEAEQVIKSVFNLSPGMLCLIDFEGAFRVVSPASSQVLGIPPEELTGRRLTEFGFEVRRDGNLSFVSEDGIMEPLQFEKKYLPANGPGRWLHWNLQPVAKENIFYAVVSDVTEQKALAEELLEERNKLDAIISCLGDGLSIQDTDYRIVYQNQIHKNMLGDHVGEYCYRGYGSDARVCPDCPVADAFLDLQVHHAVRTVKQGDDAKYVEIAASPLKDGSGAVIGAIELVRDITARKEAEEEIRRLNSDLERRVTERTARLTEACRELESFSFSVSHDLRSPLRSICGYSEQLLEDYGENLDDQGRLYVENILNGGRRMAQIIEAMLDFSTISRNELHRENVDLSELAVVVMAELRLSDPERMVSFTISKGLVVNGDARLLRSVMENLFGNAWKYSGNVPHSCIEFGKMEEGGASVFFVRDNGAGFDMAHSGKLFAPFQRLHLEREFPGNGIGLATVQRIIQRHGGRIWAESAPARGATFYFTL